Proteins found in one Planococcus citri chromosome 2, ihPlaCitr1.1, whole genome shotgun sequence genomic segment:
- the LOC135834700 gene encoding uncharacterized protein LOC135834700 isoform X2 — MCHVRNFCHIWSLKTGCMTVLSFCLAYEIACILLVFIGKWYDIRVLIWIEVELTAILLCFFGIYEKEKAFFRPYLIIQIFDFIINLAVIVQVIYAGKISLYSVKHIYLPATFHSVDQYVYLSLLTCKAGLMWYGFLVVYNYYKELAPDVNSNQYRTLLNI, encoded by the exons ATGTGTCATGTGAGAAATTTTTGTCACATTTGGTCGTTAAAAACCGGATGCATGACAGTTTTATCGTTTTGCTTG GCTTATGAAATTGCTTGCATTCTTCTAGTTTTCATTG gtaaatggTACGATATTCGGGTGCTGATTTGGATCGAGGTGGAATTGACCGCTATATTACTctgcttttttggaatttatgaG AAAGAGAAGGCGTTCTTCAGACCATATTTAATAATACAAATATTCGACTTTATCATAAACCTCGCAGTCATTGTTCAAGTTATTTATGCTGGAAAAATCAGCCTGTATTCCGTTAAACATATTTACCTACCTGCCACTTTTCATTCAGTGGATCAGTACGTTTATTTGAGTTTATTGACATGTAAAGCTG gtcttATGTGGTATGGTTTTTTAGtagtttataattattataaagaATTAGCGCCAGATGTGAATTCGAATCAATACAGGACATTGCTGAACATTTAA